A stretch of the Archangium violaceum genome encodes the following:
- a CDS encoding Uma2 family endonuclease produces the protein MSESTERNDPSVEAAFQAAPAEMVAEIIDGQLHLSPHAARPRTNVASRLGMRIGSPFMLGKGGPGGWVILYEPEIHFGPRPDKLVPDLAGWRRERLPDALGGDEAPAHYDLAPDWVCEVLSERTRHMDKGPKLRIYAREGVRHLWHVDPLARTLDVFRLEGNHWILVESFAGDQRIRAEPFEAIELELALLWAR, from the coding sequence TTGTCGGAGTCCACCGAGCGCAACGACCCGTCCGTCGAGGCGGCCTTCCAAGCGGCCCCGGCGGAAATGGTGGCGGAGATCATCGACGGACAGCTGCACCTCAGCCCTCACGCAGCACGACCCCGCACCAACGTGGCATCCCGACTGGGCATGCGCATCGGAAGCCCCTTCATGCTCGGCAAGGGTGGACCAGGTGGATGGGTCATCCTCTACGAGCCGGAGATTCACTTCGGCCCCCGACCGGACAAGCTCGTACCAGACCTCGCCGGCTGGAGGCGTGAGCGCCTGCCGGACGCCCTTGGAGGGGACGAGGCGCCAGCACACTACGACCTTGCCCCGGACTGGGTGTGCGAAGTGCTCTCCGAGCGCACGCGGCACATGGACAAGGGCCCAAAGCTGCGCATCTACGCGCGGGAGGGGGTCCGGCATCTGTGGCATGTGGATCCGCTGGCTCGCACGCTCGATGTGTTCCGACTCGAGGGGAACCATTGGATCCTGGTCGAATCCTTCGCCGGAGATCAGCGGATCCGCGCCGAACCATTCGAGGCCATCGAACTCGAGCTGGCGCTGCTCTGGGCCAGATGA
- a CDS encoding D-alanine--D-alanine ligase, translating into MSGFSKDELKRKKVGVLLGGLSSEREVSLRTGAAVAKALRGLGYDVVEIDVGKDLPARLTAEKVEVAFIALHGRYGEDGCIQGLLECMFIPYTGSGVMASSLGMDKVFAKQVFVAHGIPTPPYRAFQSADEARAAVDSLPFGLPAVVKPSREGSSVGVAICKTREEYLAAVEAASTLAGSILVEQYVKGREVQGGVLENEALGVIEVVAAREFYDYQAKYQSGGTTQYLFPAPLPQDQYERVNQLCLAAHRALGCSGGSRSDVILTPSGDIFLLEINTLPGMTESSLLPKIAAGRGIDFPGLCERLLLGASLKA; encoded by the coding sequence ATGAGCGGATTCTCCAAGGACGAGCTGAAGCGGAAGAAGGTGGGAGTGCTGCTCGGGGGCCTGTCCTCCGAGCGCGAGGTGTCCCTGCGCACCGGCGCCGCCGTGGCCAAGGCCCTGCGGGGACTCGGCTACGACGTGGTGGAGATCGACGTGGGCAAGGACCTGCCCGCGCGCCTCACGGCGGAGAAGGTGGAGGTGGCCTTCATCGCCCTCCACGGCCGCTACGGCGAGGACGGCTGCATCCAGGGTCTGCTCGAGTGCATGTTCATCCCCTACACGGGCAGCGGCGTCATGGCCTCGTCCCTGGGCATGGACAAGGTCTTCGCCAAGCAGGTCTTCGTCGCCCACGGCATTCCCACTCCGCCCTACCGCGCCTTCCAGAGCGCCGACGAGGCCCGGGCCGCCGTGGACTCGCTGCCCTTCGGCCTCCCCGCCGTCGTCAAGCCCTCCCGCGAGGGCAGCAGCGTGGGCGTCGCCATCTGCAAGACGCGCGAGGAGTACCTCGCCGCCGTGGAGGCCGCCTCCACGCTCGCCGGCTCCATCCTCGTGGAGCAGTACGTCAAGGGCCGCGAGGTGCAGGGCGGCGTCCTCGAGAACGAGGCCCTGGGCGTCATCGAGGTGGTGGCCGCGCGTGAGTTCTACGACTACCAGGCCAAGTACCAGTCCGGTGGAACCACCCAGTACCTCTTCCCCGCACCCCTCCCGCAGGATCAGTATGAGCGTGTGAACCAGCTCTGCCTTGCCGCTCATCGTGCGCTCGGGTGCAGTGGAGGTTCCCGCTCGGACGTCATCCTGACGCCGTCCGGGGACATCTTCCTGCTGGAGATCAACACGCTGCCGGGAATGACCGAGTCCAGCCTGCTGCCGAAGATCGCCGCGGGCCGGGGCATCGACTTTCCTGGCCTCTGCGAGCGTCTCCTGCTAGGGGCCAGTCTCAAGGCTTGA
- the murB gene encoding UDP-N-acetylmuramate dehydrogenase, whose product MAAVLTSSLPERLGRLTGIDVTAGAPLAPLTSVRVGGPAEALVRPRSPDALVALLRFVREEGVPLTVLGGGANSLVGDGGIPGVTLKLPGDLFPELADVGAEEGRLTLGAGAAIVRLCNQMRSHGLVGAEFLAGIPGTLGGAVTMNAGTKNGECFRVVEAVEVATADGLGWLSKADIPHRYRHSELPPGGVVTRVRFLLRKGDIEASRKAMDEDLAYRKRSQPLSQPNFGSVFTNPPGDFAGRLIESVGLKGHVIGRAQVSTLHANWIVNLGGATAHDVLSLLTLMRSRVREELGVELQPEVKRVGVFLP is encoded by the coding sequence ATGGCGGCGGTCCTCACATCGTCTCTGCCCGAGCGGCTGGGGCGCCTGACCGGTATTGACGTGACGGCGGGGGCGCCGCTCGCGCCCCTCACCAGTGTGCGCGTGGGCGGCCCGGCCGAGGCGCTCGTGCGCCCGCGTTCCCCGGACGCCCTGGTGGCCCTGCTGCGCTTCGTGCGCGAGGAGGGCGTGCCCCTCACGGTGCTCGGCGGCGGGGCCAACTCCCTGGTGGGCGATGGGGGCATTCCGGGCGTCACCCTGAAGCTGCCGGGGGACCTGTTCCCCGAGCTGGCCGACGTGGGCGCGGAGGAGGGGAGGCTCACCCTCGGCGCGGGCGCGGCCATCGTCCGGCTCTGCAACCAGATGCGCTCCCACGGGCTGGTGGGCGCCGAGTTCCTCGCCGGCATCCCCGGCACGCTGGGCGGCGCCGTCACCATGAACGCGGGCACCAAGAACGGCGAGTGCTTCCGCGTGGTGGAGGCGGTGGAGGTGGCCACCGCGGACGGGCTCGGGTGGCTCTCCAAGGCGGACATTCCGCACCGCTACCGGCACTCGGAGCTGCCCCCGGGCGGCGTGGTGACACGCGTGCGCTTCCTGCTGCGCAAGGGCGACATCGAGGCCTCCAGGAAGGCCATGGACGAGGACCTCGCCTACCGCAAGCGCAGCCAGCCGCTCAGCCAGCCCAACTTCGGCAGCGTCTTCACGAACCCGCCGGGCGACTTCGCCGGGCGCCTCATCGAGAGCGTGGGCCTCAAGGGCCACGTCATCGGCCGCGCGCAGGTGTCCACCCTGCACGCCAACTGGATCGTCAACCTGGGCGGCGCCACCGCCCACGATGTCCTCTCCCTCCTCACCCTCATGCGGTCGCGCGTGCGGGAGGAGCTGGGGGTCGAGCTCCAACCCGAAGTCAAGCGTGTAGGGGTCTTCCTGCCATGA
- a CDS encoding cell division protein FtsQ/DivIB, translated as MAFGKSKNRRRQDAAQTKEAVTGAVRTHGPGLLKAILLTGLTVALVWGGIELRRWALSSPTFLLKETTFSGLQRATPGELLKLSGLTVGQNLWALDVGALERAMSTHPWVREVAVRRHFPASVSVEVVEHAPAALAVLGDLYLLDEDGEPFKRLQPGDTLDLPLVTGVDREDYIADEAKTRERYRQALAVAHAYAATQPGKRERLSEVRMVAEGMVLVMADGMEVRMGEGETDAKLQRLSRVREELRARGLAAEVIHLENRARPGWVAVKLSSPVSERNGASQ; from the coding sequence ATGGCATTCGGTAAGTCCAAGAACCGTCGTCGCCAGGACGCCGCCCAGACGAAGGAGGCGGTGACGGGAGCCGTGCGCACGCACGGACCCGGCCTGCTCAAGGCCATCCTACTGACGGGTCTGACAGTCGCCTTGGTGTGGGGCGGCATCGAGCTGCGGCGCTGGGCGCTGAGCTCGCCGACCTTCCTCCTGAAGGAGACGACCTTCAGCGGGCTGCAGCGGGCCACGCCGGGCGAGCTGCTCAAGCTGTCCGGGCTGACGGTGGGGCAGAACCTGTGGGCGCTGGACGTGGGGGCGCTCGAGCGCGCCATGTCCACCCACCCGTGGGTGCGCGAGGTGGCGGTGCGGCGGCACTTCCCGGCCAGCGTGTCCGTGGAAGTGGTGGAGCACGCGCCGGCGGCGCTGGCGGTGCTCGGAGACCTGTACCTGCTGGACGAGGACGGCGAGCCCTTCAAGCGGCTGCAGCCCGGGGACACGCTGGATCTGCCGCTCGTCACGGGGGTGGACCGGGAGGACTACATCGCGGACGAGGCGAAGACGCGCGAGCGCTACCGCCAGGCGCTCGCGGTGGCGCACGCCTACGCGGCCACGCAGCCCGGCAAGCGCGAGCGGCTGAGCGAGGTGCGGATGGTGGCGGAGGGGATGGTGTTGGTGATGGCGGACGGGATGGAGGTGCGGATGGGGGAGGGGGAGACGGACGCCAAACTTCAGCGGCTCTCGCGCGTGCGCGAGGAGCTGCGAGCCCGCGGCCTGGCCGCGGAGGTCATCCACCTGGAGAACCGGGCCCGGCCCGGCTGGGTGGCGGTGAAGCTTTCGAGCCCTGTCTCCGAGAGGAACGGGGCCTCGCAGTAG
- a CDS encoding AHH domain-containing protein, with translation MALRLSTRFMPVGVREAAQALFNDPAFLAGVAIALIVYLVAWVAPEPIFTKSFAMAATVLLASVFTVAEIAHVGVVAWGLYQDTQGRRTLKEIEAAAERFGKAMGGVGLRILVMVASWGVAKGLPRVPPGGGWAWLKQRRLSVVGGMELTEVVSVQATSVHAMADGSLVIAGVSAGTTAQVFRSACKDGSLRVPGFTWHHLATNKNEISDLRGGPWTPLFTAIFAQAGMTLDADENQVFLKGHGGPHPEEYHEEVHRRLREAIKDCRTQQLCRARLVDELKRISDEVCTPGTRLHRLLTKT, from the coding sequence ATGGCCCTGCGCCTGTCCACCCGGTTCATGCCCGTGGGCGTGCGTGAGGCCGCCCAAGCGCTCTTCAATGACCCCGCCTTTCTCGCGGGAGTTGCGATTGCGTTGATCGTCTACCTCGTCGCCTGGGTAGCGCCCGAGCCCATTTTCACCAAGAGCTTTGCCATGGCCGCCACGGTGCTGCTGGCCTCCGTCTTCACCGTCGCGGAAATCGCCCATGTGGGTGTTGTCGCCTGGGGTCTGTACCAGGACACCCAGGGTCGTCGCACCCTGAAGGAGATCGAGGCCGCAGCAGAGCGGTTTGGCAAGGCAATGGGCGGTGTGGGTTTACGAATATTGGTGATGGTGGCGAGTTGGGGGGTGGCAAAGGGGCTTCCGAGGGTGCCTCCAGGCGGGGGTTGGGCATGGCTCAAGCAGCGGCGCCTTTCCGTGGTGGGTGGGATGGAACTGACCGAGGTCGTCTCCGTTCAGGCCACGTCTGTCCATGCCATGGCGGATGGCTCCTTGGTAATAGCGGGTGTATCCGCCGGCACCACCGCTCAGGTATTTCGCAGTGCTTGCAAGGACGGCTCACTCAGGGTGCCAGGCTTCACCTGGCATCACCTCGCTACGAACAAGAATGAGATATCTGATTTGAGAGGTGGTCCCTGGACACCCTTGTTCACGGCGATCTTCGCTCAAGCGGGAATGACCCTGGATGCTGATGAGAACCAGGTCTTCCTGAAGGGCCACGGAGGTCCTCACCCCGAGGAGTATCACGAGGAGGTTCACAGGCGACTCAGGGAGGCCATCAAAGACTGTAGGACCCAGCAACTGTGCCGAGCCAGGTTGGTGGATGAGTTGAAACGGATTTCAGATGAAGTCTGCACTCCCGGAACCAGACTCCACCGTTTGTTGACGAAGACTTGA
- the ftsA gene encoding cell division protein FtsA: protein MAKQKSGEIIVGLDIGTTKICAIVGELTDSGIDIIGIGTHPSKGLRKGVVVNIEATVSSIRRAVEEAELMAGAEISHVYTGIAGGHIKGFNSQGIVAVKDKEVREADIARVIDAAKAVAIPLDREVIHVLPQEFIIDDQGGIKEPLGMAGVRLEAKVHIVTGAVSSAQNIVKCANRTGLNVADIVLQPLASAEAVLGEDEKELGVCLVDIGGGTTDIAIFSGGSIVHTAVIALGGNNLTSDIAIGLRTPAHEAERIKQKFGCALASMVNKDETIEVPSVGGRQPRVLGRQILCEILEPRVEEIFQLVHREIQKCGYEDLLASGVVITGGSTLLAGMPELAEEVIGLPVRRGMPRGIGGLVDVVKSPMYATGVGLVVYGAKHLDRRMFRIREENVYKKVKGRMREWLEEIF, encoded by the coding sequence ATGGCGAAGCAGAAGTCCGGGGAGATCATCGTCGGCCTCGACATCGGCACGACGAAGATCTGCGCCATCGTCGGCGAGCTGACCGACAGCGGAATCGACATCATCGGCATCGGTACGCACCCATCGAAGGGCCTCCGCAAGGGCGTGGTGGTCAATATCGAGGCGACCGTGTCCTCCATCCGCCGCGCGGTGGAGGAGGCCGAGCTGATGGCCGGTGCGGAGATCTCCCACGTGTACACCGGCATCGCCGGTGGCCACATCAAGGGCTTCAATTCGCAGGGAATCGTGGCGGTGAAGGACAAGGAGGTCCGCGAGGCGGACATCGCCCGCGTCATCGACGCCGCCAAGGCCGTGGCGATCCCGCTGGACCGGGAGGTCATCCACGTCCTGCCGCAGGAGTTCATCATCGACGACCAGGGCGGCATCAAGGAGCCCCTGGGGATGGCGGGCGTGCGCCTGGAGGCGAAGGTGCACATCGTGACGGGTGCGGTGTCGAGCGCGCAGAACATCGTGAAGTGCGCCAACCGCACGGGCCTGAACGTGGCGGACATCGTGCTGCAGCCGCTCGCGTCGGCCGAGGCGGTGCTGGGAGAGGACGAGAAGGAGCTGGGCGTGTGCCTGGTGGACATCGGCGGGGGCACGACGGACATCGCCATCTTCTCGGGCGGCTCCATCGTGCACACGGCGGTGATTGCGCTGGGCGGCAACAACCTGACGAGCGACATCGCGATTGGCCTGCGCACCCCGGCGCACGAGGCCGAGCGCATCAAGCAGAAGTTCGGCTGCGCGCTGGCGTCCATGGTGAACAAGGACGAGACCATCGAGGTGCCGAGCGTGGGTGGGCGGCAGCCGCGGGTGCTCGGGCGGCAGATTCTGTGTGAGATCCTGGAGCCGCGCGTGGAGGAGATCTTCCAGCTCGTGCACCGGGAGATCCAGAAGTGCGGCTATGAGGACCTGCTGGCCTCGGGCGTGGTGATTACCGGTGGCTCGACGCTGCTGGCGGGAATGCCGGAGCTGGCCGAGGAAGTGATTGGGTTGCCGGTGCGCCGGGGCATGCCGCGAGGGATTGGCGGGCTGGTGGACGTGGTGAAGAGCCCGATGTACGCGACGGGCGTGGGCCTGGTGGTCTACGGGGCCAAGCACCTGGATCGGCGGATGTTCCGCATCCGCGAGGAGAACGTCTACAAGAAGGTCAAGGGCCGCATGCGCGAGTGGCTCGAGGAGATCTTCTAG
- a CDS encoding imm11 family protein yields the protein MKYYDLLSNMRLPGRWVLADPVDAHGQAVDPWQFDKGRLLKPEGKLVLHQVRPGSALDFSFTTLTIPVVHGRVVSLCERLGLQQQVQFLPAQVEGQSEPYFILNSLRIIRCIDDARCEEVRYWRLEDGDPDRVGQYRVVAGMRIEPSKVGDSHIFRPWGWSVALLVSERLKQVMEEERITGTKFVEV from the coding sequence ATGAAATACTACGATCTGCTCAGTAACATGCGCCTCCCTGGGCGCTGGGTCCTCGCGGATCCCGTCGATGCGCATGGACAGGCGGTCGACCCCTGGCAGTTCGACAAGGGTCGTCTCCTCAAACCTGAAGGCAAGCTCGTACTGCACCAGGTTCGTCCAGGGAGCGCGCTCGACTTCAGCTTTACCACCCTTACAATTCCGGTGGTTCATGGCCGGGTCGTATCCCTTTGTGAACGCCTGGGTCTACAGCAGCAAGTGCAGTTCCTTCCCGCACAGGTGGAAGGCCAGTCCGAGCCGTACTTCATTCTCAATTCGCTTCGCATCATCCGTTGCATTGATGATGCGCGTTGCGAAGAGGTGCGCTACTGGCGTCTGGAGGATGGAGACCCCGATAGGGTGGGGCAGTACCGTGTCGTTGCGGGCATGCGCATCGAACCGAGCAAGGTGGGCGACTCCCACATCTTCCGTCCTTGGGGTTGGAGTGTGGCCCTCCTCGTTTCGGAGCGCCTCAAGCAAGTCATGGAGGAGGAGCGCATCACGGGAACGAAGTTCGTTGAGGTTTGA